Proteins from a single region of Geothrix sp. PMB-07:
- a CDS encoding IS3 family transposase (programmed frameshift): MQAKQFSEEQIIRALKRHEAGEKVPDLCRDLGISKQTFHRWKAKFGGMEVSDARRLKQLEQENAQLLRLLGKRELEIEGMKHLLFKKMVRSGARKQAVRELVQGQFVSERRACILLGVTRSAYRRPSTRVDWTELRKRLIELAGERKRFGYRRLHMLLRREAFPVNVKRIYRLYKEEGLSVRKRIRKRLKGGMRRELRVPTRPNEQWAMDFTSDALADGRSIRTLNVVDTFTRECLAIEVDTSLPSLRVARVLERIIDERGRPEILVTDNGPEFTSRIFDQWRHQQGIEHHLIQPGKPMQNGTCESFNGRFRDECLNEHWFASLREVRIITEDWRHDYNHYRPHGPLGGITPIEAARRWDSLQSPTAPSANPNEILFNPVGSS, encoded by the exons CAGGCCAAACAATTTTCAGAGGAACAGATCATCCGAGCATTGAAACGGCATGAGGCTGGAGAGAAGGTTCCGGATTTATGCCGTGATTTGGGGATTTCCAAACAAACATTCCACCGATGGAAGGCGAAGTTTGGGGGGATGGAGGTCTCTGACGCTCGTCGGCTGAAGCAACTGGAGCAGGAGAATGCGCAGCTGCTGCGGCTCTTGGGAAAGCGGGAGTTGGAGATTGAGGGGATGAAGCACCTTCTAT TCAAAAAAATGGTGAGGTCCGGCGCACGAAAGCAGGCCGTTCGAGAGCTGGTGCAAGGCCAGTTCGTGAGCGAGCGCCGGGCCTGCATCCTGCTCGGGGTGACGAGATCGGCTTACCGCCGACCGAGCACCCGCGTGGATTGGACGGAGCTACGCAAGCGGTTGATAGAGCTGGCTGGGGAACGGAAGCGGTTCGGCTATCGGCGGCTGCATATGCTGCTTCGCCGGGAGGCCTTCCCCGTGAATGTGAAGCGGATCTACCGGCTCTACAAGGAGGAGGGCCTGTCGGTTCGGAAACGAATTCGAAAGCGGCTAAAGGGGGGAATGCGGAGAGAACTGCGAGTTCCGACCCGGCCGAATGAGCAATGGGCCATGGACTTCACCTCGGATGCCCTGGCCGATGGCCGTTCGATCCGGACACTGAACGTTGTGGATACCTTCACGCGGGAATGCCTGGCCATTGAAGTGGACACAAGTCTTCCCAGCCTTCGGGTGGCTCGAGTGCTGGAACGGATCATTGATGAGCGGGGCCGCCCAGAGATCCTTGTAACGGACAATGGTCCCGAGTTCACCAGTCGAATCTTCGATCAGTGGCGCCACCAACAAGGCATCGAGCACCATCTCATCCAACCCGGAAAGCCGATGCAAAACGGGACCTGCGAGAGTTTTAACGGACGGTTCAGAGACGAATGCCTCAATGAGCATTGGTTCGCCAGCCTGCGAGAAGTTCGAATCATCACGGAAGACTGGCGTCATGATTACAATCACTACAGGCCCCATGGCCCTCTGGGCGGAATAACTCCCATCGAAGCAGCGCGTCGTTGGGATTCACTCCAGTCGCCTACGGCTCCTTCCGCGAATCCCAACGAGATCCTTTTCAACCCAGTAGGCTC